Genomic DNA from Comamonas resistens:
GACAAAAAATTTAAGTGGGTCCTTAGCTCAGTTGGTAGAGCGGCTCCTTTACACGGAGTAGGTCGGCGGTTCGAGACCGTCAGGACCCACCACTAAAAACTAAAGAAAAAGGGCTTAGAGAAATCTAAGCCCTTTCTCTTTTTTAGCTCACAAAGTCGAAAAGCTCGCCGCTACCAAGCGATAAATCCCGCTTGTCAGTTCGTCAAAGAGCCGTCTGGCAAAGTTGGTCGGCAAAAACAAAGCAGGCTCTGCGGGAGCGAATCCCGCAAGGCCTCAACGGTAGAAAAGTCAGAAGCGGAACGTAGCGCCGATGATCGGGCCGCTTTGGCTGAAATCAAGTCGTTTGCCATCCTCGCGATAGTCGACGCTCAGGTGACGATAGCCCAGGGACAGATGGATATTGTCTTTCACCTGGTAGTTCACGGAACCATGGATCTGCCAGGTGAATTTGGAGCCCAGGCTCAAGCCACCCATATCGGCATACAGCAGGGTGGACCAGCGCGGTGCGAGGTCGTAGCGCCAGCGTGCGGCGACGATGGGGTCGACGAATGAGGTATTGGATCGGGCGGAGATCAGCCCTGGAACTTGGACTTCGGCCTTGATCTGCCAGAGCCGAAGACCTGCCATCAGGTCAACGCTTGACTGGGGGCTTGGCATCCAGTTGTGTCCACCGGTCAGAGTCAGGGAAGTCTGGCGTACTTTGCTATGGGCACTCTGCCCCAAGGGTAGCGCGGCCTTGTCGGATGTGGAGGCGTGACTGAAGTCACCCTGAAGGATGTACCGCCCCTTGCGCGCTGTGCCGTTGATAAAGGCCGCCATGTCGAGGTCGTCCAAGACATCCGAAAACGACTTGTTCACATGGGCTGTAGGGGCTCCTTTGAATGGGCGTATATGTCCATCGAGGCCCGTCATCCATACATATGGCGTGAACTGAAATCTCCAGCCGTCTGCTGCGGCATTTTCTGTGCTCTGTGCCAGAGCCTGTGAGCCGGTCAGCAGGCAGGCGGCGAGCATGGCAATGGTCTTGCCCAGTTGCGCATTCATGTGGTGCTTCATTGATCCCTCTTTACAGCGTGTTCTTGTAGACCTTGCCATCCTTCATGATCAGGCGCAGGTTTTGTTCTGGATTGATCAGGAAATCCAGGTTTCTGGATGGGTCGCCATCGGCGACCAGAATGTCGGCCAAGGCTCCGGGGGCGATGCGGCCCAGCGGCTGCGGATAGGGATTGCGCTCGCTGGACAGAGCAAGCAGTTCGCCATTCGTGGCGGTTGCCTGTTGCAGCAGCGTCAGCGGGTCATAAAACCGGGTTAGCTTGGCCAATTGCTTGCCTTGGGTTGCGGGGCCTTTGGGATTGAACAGCACATCGGTACCCCAGCCGGTCTTGATGCCGTGTTTTTGCGCCATCTCGTAGGCTTTGACTGTGCCCTGTGCGACCCTGGACTGGCTTTCGCGGCGCGCGGCATCGGGGTAGA
This window encodes:
- a CDS encoding porin family protein translates to MNAQLGKTIAMLAACLLTGSQALAQSTENAAADGWRFQFTPYVWMTGLDGHIRPFKGAPTAHVNKSFSDVLDDLDMAAFINGTARKGRYILQGDFSHASTSDKAALPLGQSAHSKVRQTSLTLTGGHNWMPSPQSSVDLMAGLRLWQIKAEVQVPGLISARSNTSFVDPIVAARWRYDLAPRWSTLLYADMGGLSLGSKFTWQIHGSVNYQVKDNIHLSLGYRHLSVDYREDGKRLDFSQSGPIIGATFRF